In Aquila chrysaetos chrysaetos chromosome W, bAquChr1.4, whole genome shotgun sequence, a single window of DNA contains:
- the LOC121232760 gene encoding hydroxymethylglutaryl-CoA synthase, cytoplasmic-like isoform X2, with translation MGFRNVFTTMPGSLPVNAESCWPKDVGIVALEIYFPSQYVDQAELEKYDGVNAGKYTIGLGQSKMGFCSDREDINSLCLTVVQKLMERSSLSYDCIGRLEVGTETIIDKSKSVKTVLMQLFEESGNMDVEGIDTMNACYGGTAALLNAINWIESSSWDGRYALVVAGDIAVYATGNARPTGGAGAVAMLVGPNAPLIFERGLRGTHMQHAYDFYKPDMVSEYPVVDGKLSIQCYLRALDCCYAVYRNKIHAQWQKEGTDRRFTLNDFGFMIFHSPYCKLVQKSVARLLLNDFLSDQNLETANGVFSGLEAFRDVKLEDTYFERDVEKAFMKASAELFDQKTKASLLISNQNGNMYTPSVYGCLASLLAQYSPEQLSGQRISVFSYGSGFAATLYSIRVTQDATPGSALDKITASLSDLKTRLDSRKCISPDVFAENMKIRQETHNLANYIPQSSVEDLFEGTWYLVRVDEKHRRTYARRPLMGDGPLEAGVEVVHPGIVHEIPSPAKKVPRIPATTESEGVTVAVSNGDH, from the exons ATGGGATTCCGCAACGT atttaCCACGATGCCTGGGTCTCTTCCAGTGAATGCTGAATCCTGCTGGCCCAAAGATGTGGGAATTGTTGCactggaaatatattttccctctCAGTATGTTgaccaggcagagctggagaagtATGATGGTGTGAATGCTGGCAAATACACCATTGGGTTAGGCCAGTCAAAGATGGGATTCTGCTCTGACCGGGAAGATATCAATTCTCTCTGTTTGACTGTGGTTCAGAAGCTCATGGAGAGGAGCAGCCTTTCCTATGATTGTATTGGGAGATTAGAAGTTGGAACGGAGACAATAATTGATAAATCAAAATCTGTAAAGACTGTCCTGATGCAACTTTTTGAAGAATCTGGTAATATGGATGTAGAAGGAATTGACACCATGAATGCATGCTATGGAGGCACTGCTGCTCTTTTAAATGCTATTAATTGGATTGAGTCCAGTTCTTGGGATG GACGTTATGCACTTGTTGTTGCTGGAGACATAGCTGTGTATGCCACTGGAAATGCCAGGCCAACAGGTGGAGCTGGTGCTGTTGCTATGCTAGTTGGTCCAAATGCTCCGTTAATTTTTGAGAGAG GATTGCGTGGAACCCACATGCAGCATGCATATGACTTCTATAAACCAGATATGGTCTCTGAATATCCTGTAGTTGATGGTAAACTATCTATACAGTGCTACCTCCGTGCATTAGATTGCTGCTATGCTGTCTATCGCAACAAAATCCATGCCCAGTGGCAAAAGG aGGGGACAGACAGACGTTTCACCTTGAATGACTTTGGATTCATGATCTTTCATTCTCCCTACTGTAAACTGGTACAGAAATCTGTGGCTAGACTATTGCTGAATGACTTTCTCAGTGACCAGAACCTAGAAACAGCAAATGGTGTTTTCAGTGGTTTGGAAGCTTTCAG agATGTAAAACTTGAAGatacatattttgaaagagatgtggaaaaagcttttatgAAAGCCAGTGCAGAGCTCTTCGATCAGAAAACCAAAGCTTCGTTGCTCATATCCAATCAGAATGGAAATATGTATACCCCTTCAGTCTATGGTTGCCTTGCTTCTCTTCTAGCTCA GTACTCCCCAGAGCAGCTCTCAGGGCAGAGAATTAGTGTGTTCTCATATggctctggttttgctgctaCGCTGTATTCCATCAGAGTTACACAGGATGCCACTCCTG GTTCTGCACTGGACAAAATAACTGCCAGCCTTTCTGATCTTAAAACAAGACTTGActcaagaaaatgcatttcaccTGATGTATTTGCTGAAAACATGAAGATTAGACAGGAAACACATAATTTGG CCAACTATATTCCACAGTCTTCAGTAGAAGATCTCTTTGAAGGAACATGGTACCTTGTGCGTGTGgatgaaaaacacagaagaactTATGCACGGCGCCCGCTCATGGGTGATGGACCTCTGGAGGCAGGAGTTGAAGTTGTCCACCCAGGCATTGTTCATGAG ATCCCAAGCCCTGCTAAGAAAGTGCCAAGAATCCCTGCAACAACAGAATCTGAAGGTGTTACTGTTGCCGTTTCCAATGGGGACCATTAA
- the LOC121232760 gene encoding hydroxymethylglutaryl-CoA synthase, cytoplasmic-like isoform X3: MPGSLPVNAESCWPKDVGIVALEIYFPSQYVDQAELEKYDGVNAGKYTIGLGQSKMGFCSDREDINSLCLTVVQKLMERSSLSYDCIGRLEVGTETIIDKSKSVKTVLMQLFEESGNMDVEGIDTMNACYGGTAALLNAINWIESSSWDGRYALVVAGDIAVYATGNARPTGGAGAVAMLVGPNAPLIFERGLRGTHMQHAYDFYKPDMVSEYPVVDGKLSIQCYLRALDCCYAVYRNKIHAQWQKEGTDRRFTLNDFGFMIFHSPYCKLVQKSVARLLLNDFLSDQNLETANGVFSGLEAFRDVKLEDTYFERDVEKAFMKASAELFDQKTKASLLISNQNGNMYTPSVYGCLASLLAQYSPEQLSGQRISVFSYGSGFAATLYSIRVTQDATPGSALDKITASLSDLKTRLDSRKCISPDVFAENMKIRQETHNLANYIPQSSVEDLFEGTWYLVRVDEKHRRTYARRPLMGDGPLEAGVEVVHPGIVHEQIPSPAKKVPRIPATTESEGVTVAVSNGDH, encoded by the exons ATGCCTGGGTCTCTTCCAGTGAATGCTGAATCCTGCTGGCCCAAAGATGTGGGAATTGTTGCactggaaatatattttccctctCAGTATGTTgaccaggcagagctggagaagtATGATGGTGTGAATGCTGGCAAATACACCATTGGGTTAGGCCAGTCAAAGATGGGATTCTGCTCTGACCGGGAAGATATCAATTCTCTCTGTTTGACTGTGGTTCAGAAGCTCATGGAGAGGAGCAGCCTTTCCTATGATTGTATTGGGAGATTAGAAGTTGGAACGGAGACAATAATTGATAAATCAAAATCTGTAAAGACTGTCCTGATGCAACTTTTTGAAGAATCTGGTAATATGGATGTAGAAGGAATTGACACCATGAATGCATGCTATGGAGGCACTGCTGCTCTTTTAAATGCTATTAATTGGATTGAGTCCAGTTCTTGGGATG GACGTTATGCACTTGTTGTTGCTGGAGACATAGCTGTGTATGCCACTGGAAATGCCAGGCCAACAGGTGGAGCTGGTGCTGTTGCTATGCTAGTTGGTCCAAATGCTCCGTTAATTTTTGAGAGAG GATTGCGTGGAACCCACATGCAGCATGCATATGACTTCTATAAACCAGATATGGTCTCTGAATATCCTGTAGTTGATGGTAAACTATCTATACAGTGCTACCTCCGTGCATTAGATTGCTGCTATGCTGTCTATCGCAACAAAATCCATGCCCAGTGGCAAAAGG aGGGGACAGACAGACGTTTCACCTTGAATGACTTTGGATTCATGATCTTTCATTCTCCCTACTGTAAACTGGTACAGAAATCTGTGGCTAGACTATTGCTGAATGACTTTCTCAGTGACCAGAACCTAGAAACAGCAAATGGTGTTTTCAGTGGTTTGGAAGCTTTCAG agATGTAAAACTTGAAGatacatattttgaaagagatgtggaaaaagcttttatgAAAGCCAGTGCAGAGCTCTTCGATCAGAAAACCAAAGCTTCGTTGCTCATATCCAATCAGAATGGAAATATGTATACCCCTTCAGTCTATGGTTGCCTTGCTTCTCTTCTAGCTCA GTACTCCCCAGAGCAGCTCTCAGGGCAGAGAATTAGTGTGTTCTCATATggctctggttttgctgctaCGCTGTATTCCATCAGAGTTACACAGGATGCCACTCCTG GTTCTGCACTGGACAAAATAACTGCCAGCCTTTCTGATCTTAAAACAAGACTTGActcaagaaaatgcatttcaccTGATGTATTTGCTGAAAACATGAAGATTAGACAGGAAACACATAATTTGG CCAACTATATTCCACAGTCTTCAGTAGAAGATCTCTTTGAAGGAACATGGTACCTTGTGCGTGTGgatgaaaaacacagaagaactTATGCACGGCGCCCGCTCATGGGTGATGGACCTCTGGAGGCAGGAGTTGAAGTTGTCCACCCAGGCATTGTTCATGAG cAGATCCCAAGCCCTGCTAAGAAAGTGCCAAGAATCCCTGCAACAACAGAATCTGAAGGTGTTACTGTTGCCGTTTCCAATGGGGACCATTAA
- the LOC121232760 gene encoding hydroxymethylglutaryl-CoA synthase, cytoplasmic-like isoform X1, with amino-acid sequence MGFRNVFTTMPGSLPVNAESCWPKDVGIVALEIYFPSQYVDQAELEKYDGVNAGKYTIGLGQSKMGFCSDREDINSLCLTVVQKLMERSSLSYDCIGRLEVGTETIIDKSKSVKTVLMQLFEESGNMDVEGIDTMNACYGGTAALLNAINWIESSSWDGRYALVVAGDIAVYATGNARPTGGAGAVAMLVGPNAPLIFERGLRGTHMQHAYDFYKPDMVSEYPVVDGKLSIQCYLRALDCCYAVYRNKIHAQWQKEGTDRRFTLNDFGFMIFHSPYCKLVQKSVARLLLNDFLSDQNLETANGVFSGLEAFRDVKLEDTYFERDVEKAFMKASAELFDQKTKASLLISNQNGNMYTPSVYGCLASLLAQYSPEQLSGQRISVFSYGSGFAATLYSIRVTQDATPGSALDKITASLSDLKTRLDSRKCISPDVFAENMKIRQETHNLANYIPQSSVEDLFEGTWYLVRVDEKHRRTYARRPLMGDGPLEAGVEVVHPGIVHEQIPSPAKKVPRIPATTESEGVTVAVSNGDH; translated from the exons ATGGGATTCCGCAACGT atttaCCACGATGCCTGGGTCTCTTCCAGTGAATGCTGAATCCTGCTGGCCCAAAGATGTGGGAATTGTTGCactggaaatatattttccctctCAGTATGTTgaccaggcagagctggagaagtATGATGGTGTGAATGCTGGCAAATACACCATTGGGTTAGGCCAGTCAAAGATGGGATTCTGCTCTGACCGGGAAGATATCAATTCTCTCTGTTTGACTGTGGTTCAGAAGCTCATGGAGAGGAGCAGCCTTTCCTATGATTGTATTGGGAGATTAGAAGTTGGAACGGAGACAATAATTGATAAATCAAAATCTGTAAAGACTGTCCTGATGCAACTTTTTGAAGAATCTGGTAATATGGATGTAGAAGGAATTGACACCATGAATGCATGCTATGGAGGCACTGCTGCTCTTTTAAATGCTATTAATTGGATTGAGTCCAGTTCTTGGGATG GACGTTATGCACTTGTTGTTGCTGGAGACATAGCTGTGTATGCCACTGGAAATGCCAGGCCAACAGGTGGAGCTGGTGCTGTTGCTATGCTAGTTGGTCCAAATGCTCCGTTAATTTTTGAGAGAG GATTGCGTGGAACCCACATGCAGCATGCATATGACTTCTATAAACCAGATATGGTCTCTGAATATCCTGTAGTTGATGGTAAACTATCTATACAGTGCTACCTCCGTGCATTAGATTGCTGCTATGCTGTCTATCGCAACAAAATCCATGCCCAGTGGCAAAAGG aGGGGACAGACAGACGTTTCACCTTGAATGACTTTGGATTCATGATCTTTCATTCTCCCTACTGTAAACTGGTACAGAAATCTGTGGCTAGACTATTGCTGAATGACTTTCTCAGTGACCAGAACCTAGAAACAGCAAATGGTGTTTTCAGTGGTTTGGAAGCTTTCAG agATGTAAAACTTGAAGatacatattttgaaagagatgtggaaaaagcttttatgAAAGCCAGTGCAGAGCTCTTCGATCAGAAAACCAAAGCTTCGTTGCTCATATCCAATCAGAATGGAAATATGTATACCCCTTCAGTCTATGGTTGCCTTGCTTCTCTTCTAGCTCA GTACTCCCCAGAGCAGCTCTCAGGGCAGAGAATTAGTGTGTTCTCATATggctctggttttgctgctaCGCTGTATTCCATCAGAGTTACACAGGATGCCACTCCTG GTTCTGCACTGGACAAAATAACTGCCAGCCTTTCTGATCTTAAAACAAGACTTGActcaagaaaatgcatttcaccTGATGTATTTGCTGAAAACATGAAGATTAGACAGGAAACACATAATTTGG CCAACTATATTCCACAGTCTTCAGTAGAAGATCTCTTTGAAGGAACATGGTACCTTGTGCGTGTGgatgaaaaacacagaagaactTATGCACGGCGCCCGCTCATGGGTGATGGACCTCTGGAGGCAGGAGTTGAAGTTGTCCACCCAGGCATTGTTCATGAG cAGATCCCAAGCCCTGCTAAGAAAGTGCCAAGAATCCCTGCAACAACAGAATCTGAAGGTGTTACTGTTGCCGTTTCCAATGGGGACCATTAA